The window AGGGCCGCCTTTTGTGTGGCTGGCACCCACGGTAAGACTTCAACGACTTCGATGCTGGGCTGGCTTTTGCTGGAACTGGGCGCCGATCCGCATATCCTGGCTGGCGGCAAGCCGCTCTATCTGCCGGAGGGTTTTCGCTACGGCGGCGGCGACGCCTGCGTCTACGAAACCGACGAGTCGGACGCCTCCTTCTTGCGCGCCGCGGCCGGACTGCGCCTTTGTTTGAACATTGATGCCGATCATCTGGAAACCTATGGCGATCTAAAGGGCTTGTGCCGCGCCTTTGAACGCTTCATCGGCGAGGCGCAACTGTGCGCCCTCAATCTGGCCGACGACGAACTGCGCGGCATTGCATCGGGCATGTCCGGCAATCCTGCTCTGGTGCGTTTTGCAGCGCTGGACAGAGAAAATAGCGCCACACTCTCCGCATCGGAACAGGCTCTGCTTGATTATCGCGGCGTCTTCAGCGGCAAGGGCTACGAGCTGGAGGTTTTTTGCAAAGGCGTCTCGTGCGGGAGCTTTGAGCTGCGCCTGCCTGGCAAACACTTTGCTTCCAATGCGCTTGGCGCTCTGGCTTTGCTGGACGCCGCTGTGAAGCGCGGCTTCCTTTCACTGCCGCACTACAGCGTGGGACGTGCGCTGCAATCCCTTGGCAGCTTTCCGGGCGTCAGCCGTCGCATGGAACTGATTGGTCGCTGGCGCGGCGCGCCGGTCTATGACGACTACGGTCATCATCCCACAGAATTGCGCGCCGTGCTCTCTGCCTTGCGTCCGCTGACAGCTGTCGGCGGGAAGCTGGTCGCGCTGTTTCAACCGCATCGCTATACGCGCACCGGGCGTCTGGCGGCGGAGTTTGCCGCTGCTCTTGCACTTGCCGATCGCGTGGTCTTGCTGCCGATCTATGCTGCTGGCGAAAGCCCGCTGCCCGAGGCCGATGAAAGGACCATTGCCCGTCATCTGCAGGCGCTTGATCCGCAGCGCAGTGCGGAGTGCATTGATCCGCGCCAGTTGCCAGAACTTGGGGCGACGCTGCAAAGCGGCGATGTGCTGGCGGCGCTGGGGGCCGGAAGCATCTCGCAGTTGATCCGGGCGGCCATCTCCTAAACAGACGTTAAGAGAGCTTCCATCGCTCTTTTGAAGCAGATGTGGGTTTTTTCTTTACACAGCTTATGCGACATAATAATGGAGACTTGGATGAAGCTCTCCTGGCCAGAGCAGGGCCAAATCGCGGCCGGAGGCATAGACGCAGCAGAAGCGCCTGGCGCGGATCTTTCAGCGCAGCAGCCGGAGATTTTGCCAGTGGCAGCGCCGGCGCAAGCGCCGCGTTGGCGCCTTGCGACCATGCCCCGCGATCAGTTGCTCTGGATCGTACTGGCGCTGCTGGCCGCACTGATCATCGCCCTTGGCATTTTTCTTCTGTGGCGTGGCGAACTGCAATCGCGCGCAGTGCGCTCCATTGTTGTGGAGGGGGCCGGCCGATTCAGTTCTACGGAAATCCTGGCCCTTTCAACGCTGCGCAGCGGCGCGCCCATCGATGATCAAACGATTGCTGCCGCCGAGGCTCGCTTGCGCTTGCATCCGGCGCTGCTTGATGTTCGCATCGAACGTCGCGGCGAGGACCTGGCGATTGTTGTGCATGAACGCCAGTGTGCGGCGCTGGTCAAGCCGGGCAGCGAAGATGCGCTGATATTCGAGATCGATCCAGAGGGCGTCATCCTGGCCGAAAATCGCCTGCGTTGCCCCGACGCTCCGCTGCTCAGCGGACCATTCCGTCGCCAGGGCGAGCGCTTCGATGATCCACAATTGAAGCAACTGCTGGCTGACTTAAGCGCCGTGCGCAGCGCTTATCCGGATCTGGCCCGTCGTATCTCCGAAATTCGTCTGCGGCCAGAGGGCGGCGCGGCGCTTTACCTTTCCCGGTCGCGAGTACGCGTGGAATTGCCAGCGACCTTTGGCGATGCGCTTACCCTGGGCAAACTCTATGCGGCGGTCTCCTACCTGGAACGTCGCGGTCTCCAGCAGGGGGCCATCGATCTTCGCGGCGCCGACGCCGTTATTTCGGCGGGACCATGAACGAAACGCTTTGTTGTATTGATATCGGCTCCAGCCTCTGCCACGCCCTGATCGGTCGTATGCAGGGCGAGGACGCTGTGGAGATTCTTGGCGTGGGTTCCACGCCCTCGCGCGGCGTTCGCGCCGGCGCCATCGTCAACATCGAATCGGCAGTACAGTGCATTGGCGAGGCCGTTCGCGAAGCGGAGCTGATGAGCGGGCAGGTGGTGGAAGAGGCGGTGATCAATATCACCGGACGTCATCTGCGCGGCGAAAACTCGCGCGGCGTGGCCGCTGTGGCGGCGCGCGATCATGTCATTACCGAGGGCGATGTCTTCCGTGTGATCGAAGGCGCGCAGCAGGTGCGCATCCCCGCTGACCAGGAAATCATCCATGTCCTTTCGCGGCAGTTTACCGTCGATTACCAGGATGGCGTGCGCGATCCGGTGGGCATGAGCGGAGCGCGACTGGAAGCGGACGTTCATATCGTTACGGCCAGTTCATCGGCTCTGGCCAATTTGCAGAAGGCGGTGCACGCCGCCGGTCTGGAATGCCTTGCCGTGGTCATGAATTCGCTGGCCAGCGCCGAAGCGACGCTCTCCCAGGAAGAGCGCGATCTGGGCGTCGCCATTGTCGACCTGGGCGGCGGTACGACGGACATTGTGCTGTATGTTGACGGCGGCGTTTGTTATTCGGCGGTGGCGCCGCTCGGCAGTCTGCATGTCAGTCAGGATCTCTCCATCGGGTTGAAGCTGCCGCTGGAAGCGGCGGAGCTCATCAAACGCACCTGCGGCGCCGCACTGGCTTCGATTGTCGATCCGACGGAGCGCATTGAGCTGCCCGGCGCCAGCGGCCGGCCGGCGCGCCATGCCTTGCGGCAGCAAGCGGCGATGATCATCGAGCCGCGCATGCGCGAAATTCTGGAGATGGTTGGCGAGGAACTGGATCGCTCCGGACAGCGTCGGGCGCTGGCCGGCGGCGTGATTCTGACCGGCGGCGGTTCGCTGCTGGAGGGCGTGGAGGAACTTGCCGAGGATGTGCTCAACCTCAGCTGCAGCGTGCGTGCGCCGCGCAATACCCTGGGCTTTGCCGATCGCGTGGCCAGCCCCGAATTTTCCACGGCCGTAGGCATGCTCTATTATGCCAGCCGCATGACGCCCTCCACGCGCAGCGAGGCCAGGCAGCGAGCTGGCGGAATTGTGACGCGCATCCGCAGCTGGCTCTCCGAAAATCTATAAGTAGTACTGAATCCAAGTGCAGCGGCAGGAAGGCGAATATCATGTTACATCTGGATGAAGAAGATCGCAGTGCGCCCACCGTAATCAAGGTGGTCGGCGTGGGCGGCGCCGGCATGAACGCCGTCAATCGGATGATCCATGCCGGGGTGCAGGGCGTGGAATTCATTGCCGTCAATACCGATGAACAGGTGTTGCGCAAGTCGCTGTGCGAAACGCGCATCGGTATCGGTCAGAAAACAACGCGCGGGATGGGCGCCGGCGGCGATCCGGATATTGGCCTGAAGGCGGCGCTGGAGGACCGCGACCGTCTGATTCAAGCGTTGAAGGGCGCCGATATGGTCTTCATCACCGCCGGCATGGGCGGCGGCACCGGCACCGGCGCGGCGCCGATCGTGGCTGAGGTGGCGCGCGAAATGAAGGCGCTGACCGTCGGCGTGGTGACGCTGCCTTTCACCATGGAAGGCGGCAAGCGTCAGGAGGCGGCGCGCCGCGGACTGGAAGCTTTGCGCGAGAAGGTGGATACGCTGATCACCATCCGCAACGATTCCATCTTCAAGATTATTGATCGGTCGACGGCGGTAGACGTTGCCTTCCGAATGATCGACGAAATTCTGATGAACGCCGTCAAGGGCATCTCCGATCTGATCAACACCGCCGGTCTGGTGAATGTCGACTTTGCTGATGTGCGCGCCATCATGGGCGAGACCGGCGACGCTATCATGGGCGCTGGCGAAGGCGGCGGCGAAAATCGCGTCGCCGATGCCGTCAATCAGGCCATCCACAATGCCTTGCTGGAAGAACTCAGCATCGAGGGAGCCAATGCGCTGTTGATCAACGTCTGCGGCGGCGAGGACATGAGCATTACGGAGTGGAAGGACGTATCCGAACTGATCACCCGCCATGCCGATCCGCGCGCCAACATCATCATTGGCCTGACCGTCGATCCAGCCTTGCGCGAGCGAATTCGCGTGACTGTGCTGGCCACCGGTTTTCGTCGCCGGGCTGCGGAAGAAAAGCGCATAGCTCGCGCCGCCGGCGAAGGTCGCCGCGCCGCGTGGAGCGAGTACGAAACGCCAGTCCCGGCGCCCGCCGCTCCCGCTCACCAGGGGCCAACGGTAAGCATTCGCAGATCGTATGCTCCCGGCGAGGAAATGCATGAGCCTATGGCTCGCGATTATTCGGAACAGCGCCCGACGCAGAGCGCACGCGGCGCGCGTCCGGCGCCCGTCAACATCGAGCGCGGCGGGGACTCGCGCTATGACGATGATTTGAACTACGACCTGGGCGACGAGGCGCTGGCCGAACCAATGGCGGCCGGCGAGTTGCCGCCGCGTCAGCGTCCGGCCCCAGAACGCAAAGCGCCGCCGCAAACGCAATCCTTCGATCCCAACGATCTGGAGACGCCGGCCTTCTTGCGTCGGCGCAAGTAAGCAGGCGCGGCGGAGGTTGCTGGCGTGCGGCAAGGGCGTCCGCCGCGCGCCCTGCGCTCCAGCTGGCGCCCTCCTGTGCTCAGCGATCAAGCCGCCGGGCCCCCCATCAGTTACAGAGTGTCAGTATTGGAGCCGAAAATCCAGGTAACCTGGACCTCGATTTCATTGCGGGCTGCGGACTCGCTGTCCGCTGACATAGCGTCGTCTGACGGGCCGGTCGGAAAAGGGATTGAATGGCCGGCTTTGCGTTGAAGTTTGGACGATCCGGCGCTTTGCAGGGACTTCATTGGTACTGTCCCGAACGGCGGGCGCTCGCTGACTGAGATTCAAGGATACTATGCAAACACAAACAGTCTTAGCTCCCGGGGAGCG of the Leptospirales bacterium genome contains:
- a CDS encoding cell division protein FtsQ/DivIB, which gives rise to MKLSWPEQGQIAAGGIDAAEAPGADLSAQQPEILPVAAPAQAPRWRLATMPRDQLLWIVLALLAALIIALGIFLLWRGELQSRAVRSIVVEGAGRFSSTEILALSTLRSGAPIDDQTIAAAEARLRLHPALLDVRIERRGEDLAIVVHERQCAALVKPGSEDALIFEIDPEGVILAENRLRCPDAPLLSGPFRRQGERFDDPQLKQLLADLSAVRSAYPDLARRISEIRLRPEGGAALYLSRSRVRVELPATFGDALTLGKLYAAVSYLERRGLQQGAIDLRGADAVISAGP
- the ftsA gene encoding cell division protein FtsA encodes the protein MNETLCCIDIGSSLCHALIGRMQGEDAVEILGVGSTPSRGVRAGAIVNIESAVQCIGEAVREAELMSGQVVEEAVINITGRHLRGENSRGVAAVAARDHVITEGDVFRVIEGAQQVRIPADQEIIHVLSRQFTVDYQDGVRDPVGMSGARLEADVHIVTASSSALANLQKAVHAAGLECLAVVMNSLASAEATLSQEERDLGVAIVDLGGGTTDIVLYVDGGVCYSAVAPLGSLHVSQDLSIGLKLPLEAAELIKRTCGAALASIVDPTERIELPGASGRPARHALRQQAAMIIEPRMREILEMVGEELDRSGQRRALAGGVILTGGGSLLEGVEELAEDVLNLSCSVRAPRNTLGFADRVASPEFSTAVGMLYYASRMTPSTRSEARQRAGGIVTRIRSWLSENL
- the ftsZ gene encoding cell division protein FtsZ, with the protein product MLHLDEEDRSAPTVIKVVGVGGAGMNAVNRMIHAGVQGVEFIAVNTDEQVLRKSLCETRIGIGQKTTRGMGAGGDPDIGLKAALEDRDRLIQALKGADMVFITAGMGGGTGTGAAPIVAEVAREMKALTVGVVTLPFTMEGGKRQEAARRGLEALREKVDTLITIRNDSIFKIIDRSTAVDVAFRMIDEILMNAVKGISDLINTAGLVNVDFADVRAIMGETGDAIMGAGEGGGENRVADAVNQAIHNALLEELSIEGANALLINVCGGEDMSITEWKDVSELITRHADPRANIIIGLTVDPALRERIRVTVLATGFRRRAAEEKRIARAAGEGRRAAWSEYETPVPAPAAPAHQGPTVSIRRSYAPGEEMHEPMARDYSEQRPTQSARGARPAPVNIERGGDSRYDDDLNYDLGDEALAEPMAAGELPPRQRPAPERKAPPQTQSFDPNDLETPAFLRRRK